CTGGACTCTATCTCTTTCTCCACCTCTTCCAGATATTCGTCGGCGAAGTCGATGTGCAGCTCGACCCACATCGGCAGGTGGTCCGACATCTGGTAGGTACGCCATCGCGAATAGCTGGAGTAGAACTTGTTGGAGCCGGGCTTGCGCATGAAGGGCTGGTAGGTGTCCTTATCCTGCGTCCGATAAACGACTTCAAAAAAGTCGAAGACGCCTGCTCGATAGGGGCGAATGCGGGTGTAGCTCTTACGCCTCCTCGACTCTCCCGTCCACAGGGCAATCTGGTCGTAGAACTTGTCCTGCTTGACGTTGCTGCCGGGCACCTTTTGCAGCGGCTCGGGGATCTTGAAGTCATTGCTTTCCAGTGCCTTCATGGTGGCGTGGCCGGGACCGACGATGTTGAAGTCGCCCAAGGCGATGAAATAGGAATCGGCGTCGGAATCGCTGTCGCTCCTGGCCCGCTGGCCCAGCAGCGAGGTGAGGCGGCGGATCTCTTCGGTGCGACGTTCCATCCCGGCATCTCCGGTTCCGTAGTAGATATGCACCGTGGCCAGATTGATCTTCAGCCAGCCGGCCTGGAAGGAGGCCACGAACGGCGTCCGCGCGAACTGCTGCGATCCCCCGACCAAAGAGTCGGGAGGGAGCACGATCTCGGCGGCGTCGGGAAGCGTCGGCTGGTCGGTTGCCTCGATGTCAATGGCCTTGTCGGCAGTGATGGGGACGCGGGAGTTGGCGGCGAAGCGGATCGACGCTCCTGGCGGCAACTGCAGCTTGGTTCCTTGAGGCAGCGCTATCTCCACGTCTTTTTTGATCTTGGTTGCCCCAGACGACAGAGTTTCGGTC
This genomic interval from Acidobacteriota bacterium contains the following:
- a CDS encoding endonuclease/exonuclease/phosphatase family protein, whose translation is MPFYTWLRPRSSDSKNRLDTKKRTAQNLKTLRAALKGHIAAAELPDGLVAPSDSSRFIRIATWNLREFDSSSYGYRSEEAKAYIAEIISHFDLVALQEIRRDLDALNDVKRLLGPGWNYIATDVTEGTGGNKERMAFLYNLDKVWFRDVAGELTLPKGQQVTDPFGQRFRVEGGPRLQLPQGQILTSPTGLKTETLSSGATKIKKDVEIALPQGTKLQLPPGASIRFAANSRVPITADKAIDIEATDQPTLPDAAEIVLPPDSLVGGSQQFARTPFVASFQAGWLKINLATVHIYYGTGDAGMERRTEEIRRLTSLLGQRARSDSDSDADSYFIALGDFNIVGPGHATMKALESNDFKIPEPLQKVPGSNVKQDKFYDQIALWTGESRRRKSYTRIRPYRAGVFDFFEVVYRTQDKDTYQPFMRKPGSNKFYSSYSRWRTYQMSDHLPMWVELHIDFADEYLEEVEKEIESRLNG